One Massilia sp. 9096 genomic window carries:
- a CDS encoding amidase — protein sequence MTQRRQFLINAPLGLLAVSGAVRSADAAAAIANDPLPQDGATPGAPPTFGATPAVGPEVTPATFAEAEKLMQVSLSPAQRRMAADNWRISLASTMERRTGPKKVALEPGLAPATVWDPASIAPGLKGPAQARFVRTRAGAGPLPAKDEDIAYAPVTQLSRWIESRAISSERLTRIYMERIRRLDPKLRSVITLTDEHALAQARQADREIAAGKYRGPLHGIPYGVKDLLDTAGIRTTWGAEFNRDRVPQQDSAVVARLNAAGAVLVAKLSLGALALNDVWFGGQTVNPWLLEEGASGSSAGPGAATAAALVAFSIGSETGGSIVSPSMRCGVTGLRPTYGRVPRTGAMTLCWSLDKLGPMTRSVEDAMLVLQAISGTDPGDVASRAAKLDFDAGAKVAGLKFGYFADWMKEAPATSVDRAALESLQKMGLKAVPVTLPDWPYQSLNTVLFAEAAAAFEEITLDGRADQLKMQVPDAWPNLFREARFLSAVDFVQGDRLRRKVALEMARIMGEVDLLIVPSLRDEMLTISNFTGHPSLTLRTGFVDVTQARSDWAPNPAQPLPTFNPPRRVPHGVTLIGRLFDEGTIGEVGLALERATGAMRERPPGF from the coding sequence ATGACCCAACGCCGCCAGTTCCTCATCAACGCCCCGCTCGGCCTGCTGGCCGTGAGCGGCGCCGTCCGCAGCGCCGACGCCGCGGCCGCCATCGCCAACGATCCGCTGCCGCAGGACGGCGCCACCCCGGGTGCGCCGCCCACCTTCGGCGCCACGCCGGCGGTCGGCCCCGAAGTCACGCCCGCCACCTTCGCCGAGGCCGAGAAGCTGATGCAGGTGAGCCTCAGCCCGGCCCAGCGCCGCATGGCCGCCGACAACTGGCGCATCTCGCTGGCTTCGACGATGGAGCGGCGCACCGGTCCGAAGAAGGTGGCGCTGGAGCCCGGCCTGGCGCCGGCCACCGTGTGGGATCCGGCCAGCATCGCGCCCGGTTTGAAAGGCCCCGCGCAGGCGCGCTTCGTGCGCACGCGCGCGGGCGCGGGCCCGTTGCCCGCCAAGGACGAGGACATCGCCTACGCGCCGGTGACCCAGCTGTCGCGCTGGATCGAGTCGCGCGCCATCAGCTCGGAGCGCCTGACGCGCATCTATATGGAGCGCATCCGCCGCCTCGACCCGAAGCTGCGCAGCGTGATCACCCTTACCGACGAGCACGCGCTGGCCCAGGCGCGCCAGGCCGACCGCGAGATCGCCGCCGGCAAATACCGCGGCCCGCTGCACGGCATCCCGTATGGCGTGAAGGACCTGCTCGACACCGCCGGCATCCGCACCACCTGGGGCGCCGAGTTCAACCGCGACCGCGTACCGCAGCAGGACTCGGCCGTGGTGGCCCGGCTGAACGCGGCCGGCGCCGTGCTGGTGGCCAAGCTGAGCCTGGGTGCGCTGGCGCTGAACGACGTCTGGTTCGGCGGCCAGACCGTGAATCCGTGGCTGCTCGAGGAGGGCGCCTCGGGCTCGAGCGCCGGCCCGGGTGCGGCGACCGCGGCGGCGCTGGTCGCGTTCTCGATCGGCAGCGAGACCGGCGGCAGCATCGTCAGCCCGTCGATGCGTTGCGGCGTGACCGGCCTGCGCCCGACCTATGGCCGGGTGCCGCGCACCGGCGCCATGACGCTGTGCTGGTCGCTCGACAAGCTGGGACCGATGACGCGCAGCGTCGAGGATGCGATGCTGGTGCTGCAGGCGATCTCGGGCACCGATCCGGGCGACGTCGCCAGCCGTGCGGCCAAACTGGACTTCGACGCCGGCGCGAAAGTGGCCGGCCTGAAGTTCGGCTATTTTGCCGACTGGATGAAGGAAGCGCCGGCGACGAGCGTCGACCGCGCCGCGCTGGAGAGCCTGCAGAAGATGGGGCTGAAAGCGGTGCCGGTGACGCTGCCCGACTGGCCCTACCAGTCGCTCAACACGGTGCTGTTTGCGGAAGCGGCCGCCGCGTTCGAGGAGATCACGCTGGACGGACGCGCCGACCAGTTGAAAATGCAGGTGCCGGATGCCTGGCCGAACCTGTTCCGCGAAGCGCGCTTCCTGTCGGCGGTCGACTTCGTGCAGGGCGACCGCCTGCGCCGCAAGGTGGCGCTCGAGATGGCGCGCATCATGGGCGAGGTCGATTTGCTGATCGTGCCTTCGCTGCGCGACGAGATGCTGACCATCTCGAACTTTACCGGCCACCCCTCGCTGACGCTGCGCACCGGTTTCGTCGACGTCACGCAGGCGCGCAGCGACTGGGCGCCGAATCCGGCGCAGCCGCTCCCGACCTTCAACCCGCCGCGCCGTGTGCCGCACGGCGTGACCCTGATCGGCCGGCTGTTCGACGAAGGCACGATTGGCGAGGTCGGCCTGGCGCTGGAGCGCGCGACCGGCGCGATGCGCGAGCGTCCGCCGGGGTTCTGA
- a CDS encoding glutathione S-transferase, producing MAYELFYWPTIQGRGEFVRLALEEAGVDYVDVAREPGGMARMMAAMDGADHPSFAPPFLKADALAMGQVANILLYIGQRHGLAPGDEQGRLWVNQLQLTIADLVTEAHDSHHPIASSLYYEDQRPEAKRRAADFLETRLPKFLDYFEGILGRPEPKDYLLGDQVSYADLSLFQVLEGLRYAFPGTLARIDANYPLLGALRERVAARPRIKAYLASARRLPFNEEGIFRHYPELDGQA from the coding sequence ATGGCGTATGAACTTTTTTATTGGCCCACCATCCAGGGGCGCGGCGAGTTCGTGCGCCTGGCCCTGGAAGAGGCCGGCGTGGACTACGTCGACGTGGCGCGCGAGCCGGGCGGCATGGCGCGCATGATGGCGGCGATGGACGGCGCCGACCATCCCTCGTTCGCGCCGCCGTTCCTGAAGGCCGACGCTCTGGCGATGGGGCAGGTCGCCAACATCCTGCTGTACATCGGCCAGCGCCACGGCCTAGCCCCGGGCGACGAGCAGGGCCGGCTGTGGGTCAACCAGCTGCAGCTGACCATCGCCGACCTGGTGACCGAGGCGCACGACAGCCACCACCCGATCGCGTCCTCGCTGTACTACGAGGACCAGCGGCCGGAAGCCAAGCGCCGCGCCGCCGATTTCCTCGAGACGCGCTTGCCGAAATTCCTGGATTACTTCGAGGGCATCCTGGGTCGGCCCGAGCCCAAGGACTACCTGCTGGGCGACCAGGTCAGCTATGCCGATCTGTCGCTGTTCCAGGTCCTCGAGGGGCTGCGCTACGCGTTTCCCGGCACGCTGGCGCGCATCGACGCCAACTACCCGCTGCTGGGCGCATTGCGCGAGCGGGTGGCGGCGCGTCCGCGCATCAAGGCCTACCTGGCCTCCGCGCGGCGTCTGCCGTTCAACGAGGAAGGCATCTTCCGCCACTATCCGGAGCTGGACGGCCAGGCCTGA
- a CDS encoding DUF535 family protein, translating into MIFAHLTRHWIARRSQYSFSTWMLCVARSMRVLAYYREHRALCRLGVYRNHVAQPGDDDPFHHLSHRDYLIKGLPVRQRVQAVLSHYRFEETTFNDAYKAGVYGARALPLWQHDDDGASFVIQLEMASRSNAEGDLTLALVADGKCLHRLSFSWLEGAMFGLDTPVVPFIARNQGRWADSGAAFEAFERIFPNNSPSFFCFAAMQGIAQAVGIDKVAAIRGEAHVAYDPAPEKHFANAYDGFWKILGGAEMSGGPGYLIALPFYVKPLADMPSKHRKRAAQRREHWRLIGESARTALQRHLLHARAQIEHPAPVLEPAQI; encoded by the coding sequence ATGATTTTCGCTCACCTGACCCGCCACTGGATCGCCCGCCGCAGCCAGTACAGTTTCTCTACCTGGATGCTGTGCGTCGCACGCAGCATGCGCGTCCTGGCCTACTACCGCGAGCACCGCGCGCTGTGCCGGCTCGGCGTCTACCGCAACCACGTCGCCCAGCCCGGCGACGACGATCCCTTCCACCACCTCAGCCACCGCGACTACCTCATCAAGGGCTTGCCGGTGCGCCAGCGCGTGCAAGCCGTGCTGAGCCACTACCGCTTTGAAGAAACCACCTTCAACGATGCCTACAAGGCCGGGGTCTACGGCGCGCGTGCGCTGCCGCTGTGGCAGCACGACGACGACGGCGCCAGCTTCGTCATCCAGCTCGAAATGGCGTCGCGCAGCAATGCCGAGGGCGACTTGACGCTGGCCCTGGTCGCGGACGGCAAATGCCTGCACCGACTCTCATTCAGCTGGCTCGAGGGAGCGATGTTCGGCCTCGACACGCCGGTCGTGCCCTTCATCGCGCGCAACCAGGGGCGCTGGGCCGATTCCGGCGCGGCCTTCGAAGCCTTCGAGCGGATTTTCCCGAACAATTCGCCGAGCTTCTTCTGCTTCGCCGCCATGCAGGGCATCGCCCAGGCGGTCGGCATCGACAAGGTAGCCGCGATCCGCGGCGAGGCCCACGTCGCCTACGATCCTGCGCCCGAAAAGCACTTTGCCAACGCCTACGACGGCTTCTGGAAGATCCTCGGCGGCGCCGAAATGAGCGGCGGCCCCGGCTACCTGATTGCGCTGCCGTTCTACGTCAAGCCGCTGGCGGACATGCCCTCCAAGCACCGCAAGCGCGCGGCCCAGCGGCGCGAGCACTGGCGCCTGATCGGCGAATCGGCGCGCACCGCGCTGCAGCGCCACCTGCTGCACGCGCGCGCGCAGATCGAGCACCCGGCGCCGGTGCTGGAGCCGGCCCAGATCTGA
- a CDS encoding TonB-dependent siderophore receptor, whose product MNKPLQYSILACAIAQAFAIDASAQTQQAQTQQAAQAGPVAEVVVTGARTGGERAGVGGFSDAPLVDTPVSIDVFTRTQMQDLSIRSTTDAMRYDASVSDSYNAVGYAESFSIRGFTLDNDYSYRKDGFAIPGDTQIPLENKERIEVLKGLAGLTAGVATPGGILNYVTKRPTATPLREATVQVSERGTLYGAIDLGGRFADPRFGYRINVAAEDIHPYVAGANGDRQFISGAFDWQISPDALLQLDMDYQRKAQITAPGFQLIQNLYLPSGVSPKMLLNDQPWTKPVQTWDTNLGLRFEYKLAPDWLATVAANKHWFRRNDYTAFPYGCSNEGEGYYPGFCSNGDYDVYDYQSTGERKTPWGVQAQVHGKFATGRFRHELTVGASYDERHDSLGDDVYDYVGYSNIWHPLVSPQAAAGRTTGPVFERRTDQETAVFAQDIVKLTDDLTLHAGLRHVQLKRNQYDDTLDVPGYVHSDNSFTLPSLALVYAVAPGWNVYGALSHGLQNGGAAPFGTANQHQILAPARAHQAEIGAKADLGSALSLSASLFEIRQGLEYTDPNQTIPVLVGGATQYLNPYVRNGQETHRGLEVTAGGKASADLSWNLSLMALNTRQEGTGDPTLDGKRVTDVPAFKSTAWVEYAVPNVPDLKVDANWRYSGKKAFDVENSVFVPGYHVFGLGASYRLALAGTRVTVRGRVDNLFDKFYWGDVTPQLGGYLIPGAPRTFRLSAQVDF is encoded by the coding sequence ATGAACAAACCCTTGCAGTACTCGATCCTGGCTTGCGCCATCGCGCAGGCGTTCGCCATCGATGCGTCAGCCCAGACCCAGCAGGCCCAAACCCAGCAGGCGGCGCAAGCCGGCCCGGTCGCCGAAGTGGTCGTCACCGGCGCCCGCACCGGTGGCGAGCGCGCCGGCGTCGGCGGCTTTTCCGATGCGCCTCTGGTCGACACGCCGGTCTCGATCGACGTGTTCACCCGCACGCAGATGCAGGACCTGTCGATCCGCTCGACCACCGATGCGATGCGCTACGACGCCTCGGTCAGCGATTCCTACAACGCGGTCGGCTACGCCGAGTCGTTCTCGATCCGCGGCTTCACCCTGGACAACGACTACAGCTACCGCAAGGACGGCTTCGCCATTCCCGGCGACACCCAGATCCCGCTCGAGAACAAGGAACGCATCGAGGTGCTCAAGGGCCTGGCCGGCCTCACCGCCGGCGTCGCCACCCCGGGCGGCATCCTGAACTATGTCACCAAGCGCCCGACCGCCACGCCGCTGCGCGAAGCGACGGTGCAGGTGAGCGAGCGCGGCACGCTGTACGGCGCGATCGACCTGGGCGGGCGCTTTGCCGACCCGCGCTTCGGCTACCGCATCAACGTGGCGGCCGAAGACATCCACCCGTACGTGGCAGGCGCCAACGGTGACCGCCAGTTCATCTCCGGCGCTTTCGATTGGCAGATCAGCCCGGACGCGCTGCTGCAGCTCGACATGGACTACCAGCGCAAGGCGCAGATCACGGCGCCCGGCTTCCAGCTGATCCAGAACCTCTACCTGCCGAGCGGCGTGTCGCCCAAGATGCTGCTCAACGACCAGCCCTGGACCAAGCCGGTCCAGACCTGGGACACCAACCTCGGCCTGCGTTTCGAGTACAAGCTGGCGCCGGACTGGCTGGCCACCGTGGCCGCCAACAAGCACTGGTTCCGCCGCAACGACTACACCGCCTTCCCTTACGGTTGCAGCAACGAGGGCGAGGGCTACTACCCTGGCTTCTGCTCGAACGGCGACTACGACGTCTACGACTACCAGAGCACCGGCGAGCGCAAGACCCCGTGGGGCGTGCAGGCGCAGGTGCACGGCAAGTTCGCCACCGGCCGGTTCCGTCACGAGCTGACCGTCGGCGCCTCGTACGACGAGCGCCACGACAGCCTCGGCGACGACGTCTACGACTACGTCGGCTACAGCAACATCTGGCATCCGCTGGTGTCGCCGCAGGCCGCCGCCGGCCGTACCACCGGCCCGGTGTTCGAACGCCGCACCGACCAGGAGACGGCCGTCTTCGCCCAGGACATCGTCAAGCTGACCGACGACCTGACCCTGCATGCCGGCCTGCGCCACGTGCAGCTCAAGCGCAACCAGTACGACGACACGCTGGACGTGCCCGGCTACGTCCACAGCGACAACAGCTTCACGCTGCCGAGCCTGGCCCTGGTCTATGCGGTGGCGCCGGGCTGGAACGTGTACGGCGCGCTCAGCCACGGCCTGCAGAACGGCGGCGCGGCCCCGTTCGGCACCGCCAACCAGCACCAGATCCTGGCGCCGGCGCGTGCGCACCAGGCCGAGATCGGCGCGAAGGCCGACCTGGGCAGCGCCTTGAGCCTGTCGGCTTCGCTGTTCGAGATCCGCCAGGGCCTCGAATACACCGACCCGAACCAGACCATCCCCGTACTCGTGGGCGGCGCGACGCAGTACCTGAATCCCTACGTGCGCAATGGCCAGGAAACCCATCGCGGCCTGGAAGTGACGGCGGGCGGCAAGGCGAGCGCGGACCTGAGCTGGAACCTGTCCCTGATGGCGCTGAACACGCGCCAGGAAGGCACGGGCGACCCGACCCTGGACGGCAAGCGCGTCACCGACGTCCCGGCCTTCAAGTCGACCGCCTGGGTGGAATACGCGGTGCCGAACGTGCCGGACCTGAAGGTCGACGCCAACTGGCGTTACTCGGGCAAGAAGGCGTTCGACGTCGAGAACAGCGTGTTCGTGCCGGGCTACCACGTGTTCGGCCTGGGCGCGTCCTACCGCCTGGCGCTGGCCGGTACCCGCGTCACCGTGCGCGGCCGCGTCGACAACCTGTTCGACAAGTTCTACTGGGGCGACGTCACGCCGCAGCTGGGCGGCTACCTGATCCCGGGCGCGCCGCGCACCTTCCGCCTGTCGGCGCAGGTGGATTTCTAA
- a CDS encoding AAA family ATPase: MNLQAAEPGNPARIAILGAESTGKSTLAETLARRHRTLWVPEYLREFVDTTGRVPYEDDQSGIARTQRAREDACARELAGRPGALLFCDTAPLMTAVYSRFYWGRVPPDLLALEAAHDYALTLVAAPDLPWVADGLMRDSEDVRARVHATLLEVLDARGIAHVLVEGDLPQRVRQVEALLA, from the coding sequence ATGAACCTGCAGGCGGCAGAACCCGGGAACCCGGCGCGCATCGCCATCCTCGGCGCCGAATCGACCGGCAAGTCGACGCTGGCCGAAACCCTGGCGCGCCGCCACCGCACGCTGTGGGTGCCGGAATACCTGCGCGAGTTCGTCGACACCACGGGGCGCGTGCCCTACGAAGACGATCAATCGGGCATCGCGCGCACCCAGCGCGCGCGCGAGGACGCGTGCGCGCGCGAGCTGGCCGGCCGTCCCGGCGCGCTGCTGTTCTGCGACACCGCGCCCTTGATGACGGCCGTGTACAGCCGCTTCTACTGGGGGCGGGTGCCGCCCGATCTGCTGGCCCTGGAGGCCGCACACGACTACGCGCTGACGCTGGTCGCGGCGCCGGATCTGCCATGGGTGGCCGATGGCTTGATGCGCGATTCCGAGGATGTGCGCGCACGCGTGCACGCGACCCTGCTCGAGGTACTGGACGCGCGCGGCATCGCTCACGTATTGGTGGAGGGCGACCTGCCGCAGCGGGTGCGGCAGGTCGAGGCGCTGCTGGCTTAG
- the pnuC gene encoding nicotinamide riboside transporter PnuC, producing the protein MNDPITFLGFPTTLLELLSFVLSVATVLLNIRRNHWAWLFAIVSSAAYGIVFFRSRLYGDAGLQGVFILASIWGWSEWLRGSDKDNAAGAQAGAPAVSRLSARGWAWSLAGWAIGFALLSNFLGVYTDTDVPRIDAFLTAGSLLGTALTAKKKIENWHTWIVVDVLYVGLYVYKGLHLTAFLYAVFVVMALVGLRAWRAAATEPAVAA; encoded by the coding sequence ATGAACGATCCGATCACCTTCCTCGGCTTTCCCACCACCTTGCTGGAGCTGCTCTCCTTCGTGCTCTCGGTTGCGACGGTGCTGCTCAACATCCGCAGGAACCACTGGGCCTGGCTGTTCGCGATCGTGTCCTCGGCCGCCTACGGCATCGTGTTCTTCCGCTCGCGCCTGTACGGCGACGCCGGCCTGCAGGGCGTGTTCATCCTGGCCTCGATCTGGGGCTGGAGCGAGTGGCTGCGCGGCAGTGACAAAGATAACGCGGCCGGCGCGCAGGCCGGGGCGCCGGCGGTTTCGCGCCTGAGTGCCAGGGGCTGGGCCTGGTCGCTGGCCGGCTGGGCGATCGGCTTCGCGCTGCTGTCGAACTTCCTCGGCGTGTACACCGATACCGACGTGCCGCGCATCGACGCCTTCCTCACCGCCGGCAGCCTGCTCGGCACCGCGCTCACCGCGAAAAAGAAGATCGAGAACTGGCACACCTGGATCGTGGTCGACGTGCTGTACGTCGGCCTGTACGTCTACAAGGGGCTGCACCTGACGGCGTTCCTGTACGCGGTGTTCGTCGTGATGGCGCTGGTCGGCCTGCGCGCCTGGCGTGCGGCCGCGACCGAACCGGCGGTGGCGGCATGA
- a CDS encoding sigma 54-interacting transcriptional regulator: MDQALSIDILRRRGRQRLAAGMLAFAFLAFLACAAWGLNRVLRPSVAGADVAIAEVRRGAVDTTVDAAGVVVGRYQPVGASTSSQADVRVVSATNRELAELVAAGEFREDLFYRLNLITIRLPPLRERRSDIGLLARHIAARVAFDYGLGLERHGLGAGIAIEDRLSDGFGA, from the coding sequence ATGGACCAGGCCCTCAGCATCGACATCCTGCGCCGCCGCGGCCGCCAACGCCTGGCCGCCGGCATGCTCGCCTTCGCCTTTCTCGCCTTTCTCGCCTGCGCGGCCTGGGGCCTGAACCGCGTGCTGCGCCCGAGCGTGGCCGGCGCCGACGTCGCCATCGCCGAGGTGCGGCGCGGCGCGGTCGACACCACCGTCGACGCTGCCGGCGTGGTGGTCGGGCGCTACCAGCCGGTTGGCGCCAGCACGTCGAGCCAGGCGGACGTGCGCGTGGTCTCGGCCACCAACCGCGAGCTGGCCGAGCTGGTGGCCGCCGGCGAGTTCCGCGAAGACCTGTTCTACCGCCTCAACCTGATCACGATCCGCTTGCCGCCGCTGCGCGAACGGCGCAGCGACATCGGGCTGCTGGCGCGCCACATCGCCGCGCGCGTCGCCTTCGACTACGGGCTGGGCCTGGAGCGCCATGGACTGGGCGCGGGCATCGCCATCGAGGATCGCTTGTCCGACGGCTTCGGCGCATGA
- a CDS encoding PAS domain-containing sensor histidine kinase, protein MTLQTRLFVYLLALHLPLYGCAALLLPQQPLLFVGAELALLATLALGWRLVRQALEPLGYTRRLRDLLQDQQYASRLAMLDSAGSRELHELVDAFNAMLAALHRERLAAGEQQGFLDRLLAATPAAVLVFDFDHAISLMNPSAGALLGFEQPLGRPLSYWIDSDADDAEKFAPALDARARTRARELAAQLAAQPPGESRLMTDLDGRRYRAQRGQFYDRGFARHFLMVEELTAELEDSERATYARLIRVLAHEVNNTVAATGSVLESLLTYRSQLNESDAGDFATAIVAVKRRNASLGQFIGRFTEVVKMPAPALRPASLGDVVDDILWLHRDACKARAIALGWARRDAVPPLMLDVQLIEGALLNIVKNAIEAVDESRDRDRDGRGGSGGAIRIKLAREARHVRLSVIDSGGLLEQTPLRQLFTPFFSTKKGGQGISLVFVREVLTRHGCRYALAPGVPGETRFDVWFPVSSQATGSSFP, encoded by the coding sequence ATGACGCTGCAAACGCGCCTGTTCGTCTACCTGCTGGCGCTGCATCTGCCGCTGTACGGCTGCGCCGCGCTGCTGCTGCCGCAGCAACCGTTGCTGTTCGTGGGCGCGGAGCTGGCCCTGCTCGCGACGCTGGCGCTGGGCTGGCGCCTGGTGCGCCAGGCGCTCGAGCCGCTCGGCTACACACGCCGCCTGCGCGACCTGCTGCAGGACCAGCAGTACGCGAGCCGGCTGGCGATGCTGGACAGCGCCGGCAGCCGCGAGCTGCACGAACTGGTCGACGCCTTCAACGCCATGCTGGCCGCGCTGCACCGCGAACGCCTGGCGGCCGGCGAGCAGCAGGGTTTCCTCGACCGCCTGCTCGCAGCCACGCCCGCCGCCGTGCTGGTGTTCGACTTCGACCACGCGATCAGCCTGATGAACCCCAGCGCCGGCGCACTGCTCGGGTTCGAACAGCCGCTCGGACGGCCCCTGTCGTATTGGATCGACAGCGATGCAGATGATGCCGAAAAGTTCGCGCCCGCGCTCGATGCGCGCGCCCGCACGCGCGCGCGCGAACTGGCCGCGCAACTGGCCGCGCAGCCGCCCGGCGAGAGCCGCTTGATGACGGACCTGGACGGGCGCCGCTACCGCGCCCAGCGCGGCCAGTTCTATGACCGCGGCTTCGCGCGCCACTTCCTGATGGTCGAGGAGCTGACCGCGGAACTCGAGGACTCGGAGCGCGCCACCTACGCGCGCCTGATCCGGGTGCTGGCGCACGAAGTCAACAACACGGTGGCGGCGACCGGCTCGGTGCTCGAATCGCTGCTGACCTACCGCAGCCAGCTGAACGAGTCGGACGCCGGCGACTTCGCCACCGCGATCGTCGCCGTCAAGCGGCGCAACGCCAGCCTGGGCCAGTTCATCGGCCGCTTCACCGAAGTGGTCAAGATGCCGGCGCCGGCGCTGCGCCCGGCCAGCCTGGGCGACGTCGTCGACGATATCCTGTGGCTGCACCGCGATGCGTGCAAGGCGCGCGCCATCGCGCTCGGCTGGGCGCGCCGCGACGCCGTGCCGCCCCTGATGCTGGACGTGCAGCTGATCGAAGGCGCGCTGCTGAATATCGTGAAGAATGCGATCGAGGCGGTCGACGAATCGCGCGATCGCGATCGCGACGGCCGCGGCGGCAGCGGCGGCGCCATCCGCATCAAGCTGGCCCGGGAGGCGCGGCACGTGCGCCTGTCGGTGATCGACTCCGGCGGCCTGCTGGAACAGACGCCGCTGCGCCAGCTGTTCACGCCCTTCTTCAGCACCAAGAAGGGCGGCCAGGGCATCAGCCTGGTGTTCGTGCGCGAGGTGCTCACGCGCCACGGCTGCCGCTACGCGCTGGCGCCGGGCGTGCCGGGCGAGACGCGCTTCGACGTCTGGTTTCCGGTCAGTTCCCAGGCTACCGGATCGTCATTTCCTTGA